One Qipengyuania gaetbuli genomic region harbors:
- the thrC gene encoding threonine synthase: MKYVSTRGSAPTLDFAGVTLAGLASDGGLYVPEEWPQFSHDEIAAMRGLPYAELAARVMEPFVEGSLTPERLRELTTRAYGRFAHKAVTPLVQLDEQHWVLELFHGPTLAFKDVALQLLGLLFEEFLSREQGSLTIVGATSGDTGSAAIDAVAGLENVEIFMLHPKGRVSDVQRRQMTTVRAPNVHNLAIEGSFDDAQAMVKRIFADADVTSKHRIGAVNSINWARLMAQVVYYFAAALQLGGPERKLAFSVPTGNFGDVFAGHVAARMGLPIEQLIVATNVNDILHRALSDGDYSTGSVTPTAAPSMDIQVSSNFERLLFDVGGRDGAAMAEQMRRFEAEKAMRLTNAQREGAAALFTSARADAADMAQAMRWAFEECGEMLDPHTAIGLHAARAAGIAADVPVVTLATAHPAKFPDAVERATGLRPNLPTRVGDLFSREEHYVELPGTYEAVRAHILENAT, from the coding sequence ATGAAATACGTCTCTACCCGCGGCAGCGCACCGACGCTCGATTTCGCAGGCGTCACGCTGGCCGGCCTCGCCTCCGACGGCGGGCTCTATGTGCCCGAGGAATGGCCGCAGTTCAGCCATGACGAGATCGCTGCAATGCGCGGCCTGCCGTACGCCGAACTGGCGGCGCGGGTGATGGAGCCCTTCGTCGAGGGAAGCCTGACGCCGGAGCGCCTGCGCGAACTTACCACACGCGCCTATGGCCGCTTCGCGCACAAGGCGGTCACACCGCTGGTACAATTGGATGAACAGCACTGGGTGCTCGAACTCTTCCATGGCCCGACGCTGGCGTTCAAGGATGTGGCTCTCCAATTGCTCGGCTTGCTGTTCGAGGAATTCCTTTCTCGCGAACAGGGCAGCCTGACGATCGTCGGGGCGACCAGCGGCGATACCGGCAGTGCAGCCATTGATGCGGTGGCCGGGCTGGAGAATGTCGAGATCTTCATGCTCCACCCCAAGGGCCGGGTGAGCGATGTGCAGCGCCGCCAGATGACCACGGTTCGCGCACCCAATGTCCACAACCTCGCCATCGAGGGCAGCTTCGACGATGCGCAGGCGATGGTGAAGCGGATCTTCGCGGATGCCGATGTCACGTCGAAGCACAGGATCGGGGCGGTCAATTCGATCAACTGGGCGCGGCTGATGGCGCAGGTGGTCTATTACTTCGCCGCCGCGCTCCAGCTTGGCGGGCCGGAGCGCAAGCTCGCCTTCAGCGTGCCGACCGGCAATTTCGGCGACGTCTTCGCAGGGCACGTGGCTGCGCGCATGGGCCTGCCGATCGAGCAGCTGATCGTCGCCACCAATGTGAACGACATCCTCCACCGCGCGCTGAGCGATGGCGATTATTCGACCGGCAGCGTGACCCCGACCGCCGCGCCGAGCATGGACATCCAGGTCAGCTCCAATTTCGAGCGCCTGCTGTTCGACGTGGGCGGGCGCGACGGCGCTGCCATGGCGGAACAGATGCGCAGGTTCGAGGCCGAGAAGGCCATGCGTCTCACCAATGCGCAGCGCGAGGGGGCGGCAGCGCTCTTCACCAGCGCCCGCGCCGATGCCGCCGACATGGCGCAGGCGATGCGCTGGGCGTTCGAGGAGTGCGGCGAGATGCTCGACCCGCATACCGCCATCGGCCTTCACGCCGCGCGTGCCGCGGGTATTGCCGCCGATGTGCCTGTCGTAACGCTCGCCACCGCGCATCCGGCCAAGTTCCCCGACGCGGTCGAGCGGGCCACGGGCCTGCGTCCGAACCTTCCCACTCGCGTGGGCGATTTGTTTTCGCGCGAGGAGCATTACGTCGAGCTTCCCGGCACCTACGAGGCGGTGCGCGCCCACATCCTCGAGAACGCCACCTGA
- a CDS encoding SURF1 family cytochrome oxidase biogenesis protein encodes MRLPVIPTIIVAGAVAVMIALGIWQLGRMGEKEALIARAEQSLSMTEAVEYPRDPAMVEELLYRRTNVACASVSGATTVAGTSATGEKGVAQRVSCGLADGTSVTVDIGYSRDPQPVEWSGGEVAGTIAPGGRIVAEEGLAGLQALARPDPRSLPNNHLAYAGQWFFFALTALVIYFLALRRRSTRARGD; translated from the coding sequence ATGCGCCTTCCCGTCATCCCCACCATCATCGTCGCCGGAGCGGTTGCCGTGATGATCGCCCTCGGCATCTGGCAACTCGGGCGCATGGGCGAAAAAGAAGCTCTGATCGCCCGTGCGGAACAGTCGCTGTCGATGACGGAGGCCGTGGAATACCCGCGCGACCCGGCCATGGTGGAGGAACTGCTCTACCGCCGCACCAACGTTGCCTGCGCCTCGGTGTCGGGTGCAACGACGGTGGCCGGCACCAGCGCAACCGGCGAAAAGGGTGTTGCCCAGCGTGTATCTTGCGGGCTTGCGGACGGCACCAGCGTGACAGTGGACATCGGCTATTCGCGCGACCCCCAACCGGTCGAATGGAGCGGGGGCGAGGTTGCCGGAACGATCGCTCCGGGTGGCCGGATCGTGGCAGAAGAAGGGCTGGCCGGCCTCCAGGCGCTCGCCCGTCCCGATCCCCGCAGCCTGCCGAACAACCACCTTGCCTATGCCGGACAGTGGTTCTTTTTCGCCCTGACCGCGCTGGTGATCTATTTCCTCGCGCTGCGCCGCAGGTCCACGCGGGCTAGGGGCGATTAA
- a CDS encoding cytochrome c oxidase subunit 3 gives MAGNVNHEYHILEPDIWPLIGSISALTFTSGMVLFMHEMASAHLVLGLGIAGLIATFFAWFSNIVKEAQRGDHTPVVQLHMRYGMILFIASEVMFFVGWFWSWFDFALFPSEISEVIGGQFPPAAIEAVINPFSLPLLNTLILLCSGTTVTWAHHALIHGDREGLKKGLWLTILLGAVFTCIQAYEYGAAPFGFGGNTYSSAFYMATGFHGFHVLVGTIFLIVCLVRTYKGHFTPRQHFGFEAAAWYWHFVDVVWLFLFAVVYVWGGWGAEFH, from the coding sequence ATGGCTGGTAACGTCAATCACGAATATCACATCCTCGAACCCGATATCTGGCCGCTGATCGGCTCGATCTCGGCGCTGACCTTCACCAGCGGCATGGTGCTGTTCATGCACGAAATGGCCAGTGCGCACCTCGTGCTCGGCCTCGGCATTGCCGGCCTGATCGCGACCTTCTTCGCGTGGTTCTCGAACATCGTGAAGGAAGCGCAGCGCGGCGACCACACTCCGGTCGTGCAGCTGCACATGCGTTACGGCATGATCCTGTTCATCGCCTCGGAAGTGATGTTCTTCGTCGGCTGGTTCTGGAGCTGGTTCGATTTCGCCCTGTTCCCCTCGGAAATCTCCGAGGTGATCGGCGGCCAGTTCCCGCCCGCAGCGATCGAGGCGGTGATCAATCCGTTCTCGCTGCCGCTGCTCAACACGCTGATCCTGCTCTGCTCGGGCACCACGGTTACCTGGGCGCACCACGCGCTGATCCACGGCGACCGTGAAGGCCTGAAGAAGGGCCTGTGGCTGACCATCCTGCTGGGCGCGGTCTTCACCTGCATCCAGGCCTACGAATACGGCGCTGCACCGTTCGGCTTCGGTGGCAACACCTATAGCTCGGCCTTCTACATGGCGACCGGCTTCCACGGCTTCCACGTGCTGGTCGGCACGATCTTCCTGATCGTCTGCCTCGTGCGCACCTACAAGGGCCACTTTACCCCGCGCCAGCACTTCGGCTTCGAAGCGGCCGCGTGGTACTGGCACTTCGTCGACGTGGTGTGGCTGTTCCTCTTCGCCGTCGTCTACGTCTGGGGCGGCTGGGGTGCCGAATTCCATTGA
- a CDS encoding cytochrome c oxidase assembly protein — translation MTAAALEQRKTRTAMLALLGAAAMLGLGYAAVPLYELFCQVTGFGGTTQRATEGEANLAERMGKAAGGKQISIRFDGSVAPGLGWSFRPEQPTDTVTIGQRDMAIYVAKNNGTEPITGTATFNVMPVQAGAYFNKIQCFCFTEQTLQPGQEVRMPVLYFVDPAALDDPNMEGVEQITLSYTFHRAIESGD, via the coding sequence ATGACTGCCGCCGCGCTGGAGCAACGCAAGACCCGCACCGCGATGCTGGCCCTGCTGGGCGCAGCCGCGATGCTCGGCCTCGGTTATGCCGCCGTGCCGCTCTATGAACTGTTCTGCCAGGTCACCGGTTTCGGCGGGACCACGCAGCGCGCCACCGAAGGCGAGGCGAATCTCGCCGAACGCATGGGCAAGGCCGCGGGCGGGAAGCAGATCTCGATCCGCTTCGATGGCTCGGTCGCCCCGGGGCTTGGCTGGAGCTTCCGGCCCGAACAGCCGACCGACACGGTCACCATCGGGCAGCGCGACATGGCGATCTATGTCGCGAAGAACAACGGCACCGAACCGATCACGGGCACTGCGACCTTCAACGTCATGCCGGTCCAGGCGGGCGCCTATTTCAACAAGATCCAGTGTTTCTGCTTCACCGAACAGACGCTGCAGCCGGGCCAGGAAGTTCGGATGCCGGTGCTCTATTTCGTCGATCCGGCGGCGCTGGACGATCCCAATATGGAGGGTGTCGAGCAGATCACACTCTCGTACACTTTCCACCGCGCGATAGAATCCGGGGACTGA
- a CDS encoding heme o synthase: protein MTQTVPTQLPAEWRDFFALTKPGVMRLVIFTGLCGLLAAPGNIHPILGFTAILCIAMGAGGAAALNQWWESDIDAIMKRTSARPLPSGRMARTDARDFGFFLSGASIVIMGLAINWLSAAILAFSIFYYSVIYTIWLKPRTPQNIVIGGGAGAFPPLIGWVAVTGDITLMPVLLFLIIFMWTPPHFWALALFVETDYAKAGIPMMPVVKGHRSTRRQVLVYSLLMLPTVLAPWYIGGTDWIYGLSALVLTLAFIALAIPVAARTPVEGDTMKPEKRLFLFSIAYLFALFGALVVDRVLHYQGIVA, encoded by the coding sequence ATGACCCAGACTGTCCCCACCCAATTGCCCGCAGAGTGGCGCGATTTCTTCGCGCTGACCAAGCCGGGCGTCATGCGCCTGGTGATCTTCACCGGCCTGTGCGGACTGCTGGCAGCGCCCGGTAATATCCATCCCATTCTCGGCTTCACCGCGATCCTGTGCATCGCGATGGGGGCAGGTGGTGCGGCTGCGCTGAACCAGTGGTGGGAAAGCGATATCGACGCGATCATGAAGCGCACCAGTGCCCGCCCGCTGCCGTCGGGCCGCATGGCACGCACCGACGCGCGCGACTTCGGCTTCTTCCTGTCGGGTGCCTCGATCGTGATCATGGGGCTGGCGATCAACTGGCTGTCGGCCGCGATCCTCGCCTTCTCGATCTTCTACTATTCGGTCATCTACACGATCTGGCTGAAACCCCGCACGCCGCAGAACATCGTCATTGGCGGGGGCGCAGGCGCGTTCCCGCCGCTGATCGGCTGGGTAGCGGTAACGGGCGACATCACGCTGATGCCGGTGCTGCTGTTCCTGATCATCTTCATGTGGACGCCGCCGCATTTCTGGGCGCTCGCCCTGTTCGTGGAAACCGATTACGCCAAGGCCGGCATCCCCATGATGCCCGTGGTCAAGGGCCACCGCTCCACCCGCCGCCAGGTGCTGGTCTATTCACTGCTCATGCTGCCGACGGTGCTGGCGCCCTGGTACATCGGCGGGACGGACTGGATCTACGGCCTTTCCGCGCTCGTACTGACGCTGGCCTTCATTGCACTTGCCATCCCGGTTGCAGCCCGCACGCCGGTCGAAGGCGACACGATGAAGCCGGAAAAGCGCCTGTTCCTGTTTTCGATCGCCTATCTCTTTGCCCTGTTCGGCGCCCTGGTCGTCGACCGGGTTCTCCACTACCAAGGAATTGTCGCATGA
- a CDS encoding alpha/beta fold hydrolase has product MTMPEMRTIDVGELSLRCAVEGEGPLVIMVHGFPESWYSWRHQIGPVAKAGYTACAIDVRGYGGSDKPHPVEAYAMERIVGDLVGLKQALQPDSPAILVGHDWGAPIVWNTALTRSEHFSAVAGLSVPFAGVPSRPFTEVFHEHFTSQGRFFYQEYFQAEGVAEAEAEKDPRDWVQRMMYSISGDVPPGAYWDKPYGATFLQGLPDPQPVSWLTEEDMDFYEGEFKASGFRGPLNRYRNHERDYEWLQGWQGKRIEQPALFIGGTRDPATYLFGAVTDPVALMKMFAPKVEGHILEGVGHWTQQERPEEVNRLLLDWLERL; this is encoded by the coding sequence ATGACCATGCCCGAAATGCGGACCATCGACGTTGGCGAACTGAGCCTGCGCTGCGCTGTCGAGGGCGAGGGGCCGCTGGTCATCATGGTCCACGGCTTTCCCGAAAGCTGGTACAGCTGGCGCCACCAGATCGGCCCTGTCGCCAAAGCAGGCTACACGGCCTGCGCTATCGACGTTCGCGGCTATGGCGGTTCGGACAAGCCGCATCCGGTCGAAGCCTATGCGATGGAGCGCATCGTGGGCGATCTCGTCGGCCTGAAGCAGGCGCTGCAGCCCGACAGCCCGGCAATCCTGGTCGGTCACGATTGGGGCGCGCCGATCGTCTGGAACACGGCGCTGACACGGTCGGAGCATTTCTCGGCCGTGGCAGGTCTGTCCGTTCCCTTCGCAGGCGTCCCCAGCCGCCCCTTCACCGAGGTGTTCCACGAGCACTTCACATCGCAGGGCAGGTTCTTCTACCAGGAGTATTTCCAGGCAGAGGGTGTGGCCGAGGCGGAGGCCGAGAAGGACCCGCGCGACTGGGTCCAGCGGATGATGTATTCGATCAGCGGCGACGTGCCGCCGGGCGCCTATTGGGACAAGCCCTATGGCGCGACCTTCCTGCAAGGCCTGCCCGATCCACAACCGGTCTCCTGGCTGACCGAGGAGGACATGGATTTCTACGAAGGCGAGTTCAAAGCCTCGGGCTTTCGCGGCCCTCTCAACCGCTACCGCAATCACGAGCGCGATTACGAATGGCTGCAAGGCTGGCAGGGCAAGCGGATCGAGCAGCCCGCGCTGTTCATCGGTGGCACCCGTGATCCGGCGACCTACCTTTTCGGAGCTGTCACCGATCCCGTCGCGCTCATGAAGATGTTCGCGCCCAAGGTCGAAGGCCACATCCTCGAAGGTGTCGGCCACTGGACGCAGCAGGAACGGCCCGAGGAGGTCAACCGCCTCCTGCTCGACTGGCTGGAGAGGCTCTGA
- the ctaD gene encoding cytochrome c oxidase subunit I: MATTADSFQAHHDDHAHDADHKPGFFARWFMSTNHKDIGTLYLIFAIVAGIVGGAISGIMRAELAEPGIQYLQYWAQLMGGATDIDSALHMWNVFITAHGLIMVFFMVMPAMIGGFGNWFVPLMIGAPDMAFPRMNNISFWLTVAGFFSLLFSLFVPGGIGPGAGVGWTVYAPLSTSGSTGPAVDFAIFSLHLAGAGSILGATNFITTIFNMRAPGMTLHKMPLFVWSVLVTAFLLLLALPVLAAAITMLITDRNFGTTFFDPAGGGDPILYQHLFWFFGHPEVYIMILPGFGMISQIVATFSRKPVFGYLGMAYAMVAIGVVGFVVWAHHMYTVGLDVNTKMYFTAATMVIAVPTGVKIFSWIATMWGGSIEFKSPMVWALGFIFLFTVGGVTGVYLANGGVDDVVHDTYFVVAHFHYVLSMGAVFSMFAGFYYWFPKMSGRMHSELLSHLHFWGFFIGVNVIFFPQHFLGWQGMPRRYPDYAEAYTYWNEISTLGYMIMAASMVLFFVNILYAFVAGKKAEDNYWGEGATTLEWSLSSPPPFHQFSELPVIEDHHDHHDHIGDGKPATA, translated from the coding sequence ATGGCCACTACCGCCGACAGCTTCCAGGCCCACCACGACGACCACGCGCACGATGCCGATCACAAGCCCGGCTTCTTCGCGCGCTGGTTCATGTCCACCAACCACAAGGACATCGGTACGCTCTACCTGATCTTCGCGATCGTCGCGGGTATCGTGGGTGGCGCGATCTCCGGCATCATGCGTGCCGAGCTTGCCGAACCGGGTATCCAGTACCTCCAGTACTGGGCCCAGCTCATGGGCGGCGCTACCGATATCGATAGCGCGCTGCACATGTGGAACGTGTTCATCACCGCGCACGGCCTCATCATGGTCTTCTTCATGGTCATGCCGGCCATGATCGGCGGCTTCGGCAACTGGTTCGTCCCGCTGATGATCGGTGCGCCGGACATGGCGTTCCCGCGCATGAACAACATTTCGTTCTGGCTGACCGTGGCGGGCTTCTTCTCGCTGCTGTTCTCGCTGTTCGTCCCCGGCGGTATCGGGCCGGGCGCAGGCGTGGGCTGGACGGTTTACGCGCCGCTGTCGACCTCGGGTTCGACCGGTCCGGCCGTCGACTTCGCGATCTTCTCGCTGCACCTTGCGGGCGCTGGCTCGATCCTCGGTGCGACCAACTTCATCACCACCATCTTCAACATGCGTGCGCCGGGCATGACCCTGCACAAGATGCCGCTGTTCGTGTGGTCGGTGCTGGTTACCGCATTCCTCCTGCTGCTGGCCCTGCCGGTCCTTGCCGCGGCGATCACGATGCTGATCACCGACCGCAACTTCGGCACGACCTTCTTCGATCCCGCAGGTGGCGGTGACCCGATCCTCTACCAGCACCTGTTCTGGTTCTTCGGCCACCCCGAAGTATACATCATGATCCTGCCGGGCTTCGGCATGATCTCGCAGATCGTCGCCACCTTCAGCCGCAAGCCGGTCTTCGGCTACCTCGGCATGGCCTACGCCATGGTCGCGATCGGCGTTGTCGGCTTCGTCGTGTGGGCCCACCACATGTACACCGTTGGCCTCGACGTGAACACGAAGATGTACTTCACCGCGGCCACCATGGTCATCGCGGTTCCGACCGGCGTGAAGATCTTCAGCTGGATCGCCACGATGTGGGGCGGCTCGATCGAGTTCAAGTCGCCGATGGTCTGGGCGCTGGGCTTCATCTTCCTCTTCACCGTCGGTGGTGTGACCGGCGTCTACCTCGCCAATGGCGGCGTGGACGACGTGGTTCACGACACCTACTTCGTGGTGGCGCACTTCCACTACGTGCTGTCGATGGGTGCGGTGTTCTCGATGTTCGCCGGCTTCTACTACTGGTTCCCGAAGATGAGCGGCCGGATGCACTCCGAGCTCCTGTCGCACCTCCACTTCTGGGGCTTCTTCATCGGCGTGAACGTGATCTTCTTCCCCCAGCACTTCCTGGGCTGGCAGGGCATGCCGCGTCGCTATCCCGACTATGCGGAAGCCTATACCTACTGGAACGAGATCAGCACGCTGGGCTACATGATCATGGCCGCCTCGATGGTCCTGTTCTTCGTGAACATCCTGTATGCCTTCGTTGCCGGCAAGAAGGCCGAAGACAACTACTGGGGCGAGGGTGCAACCACGCTCGAGTGGAGCCTGTCGAGCCCGCCGCCGTTCCACCAGTTCAGCGAACTGCCGGTGATCGAGGACCACCACGACCACCACGACCACATTGGCGACGGCAAGCCCGCAACGGCCTGA
- the coxB gene encoding cytochrome c oxidase subunit II, with protein sequence MTRKSAKTMKILGFHRIVASLAMAFALVIGVQPALAQDAAETTATTQLESVDPAEAADVADTDAVAEGAGAYTPMKPTEGIGMPVDRGIDIQQQFSETGEFAYGLHVGLIWVMVGISVFVLVLLLYTVFRFRRKANPVPSKTSHNTLIEVIWTVVPALILLAIAIPSITLIAKQYEPIPKDAITIKVTGYQWYWGYTYPDNGDFEIISNMLDGAEADARGEPHQLAVDNRMVVPVGVPIRLQTTAADVIHSFAVPSLWFKLDAVPGRLNEKILIVEKPGVYYGQCSELCGARHAYMPIAVEALPLDQYNAWVLAQGGKIAGAEEEGVEAAPAAAPLQQPESAVEGAAGAGELPVENPTT encoded by the coding sequence ATGACACGAAAGAGTGCCAAGACGATGAAAATTCTCGGTTTCCACCGGATTGTCGCCAGCCTTGCAATGGCCTTTGCACTGGTAATCGGCGTGCAGCCTGCCCTCGCGCAGGACGCTGCCGAAACCACGGCGACCACCCAGCTCGAATCTGTCGATCCGGCCGAAGCCGCCGACGTTGCCGACACCGATGCGGTCGCTGAAGGCGCGGGCGCCTACACGCCGATGAAGCCGACCGAGGGAATCGGGATGCCGGTGGACCGCGGCATCGACATCCAGCAGCAGTTCTCGGAAACCGGCGAATTCGCCTATGGCCTCCACGTGGGTCTCATCTGGGTGATGGTCGGCATCAGCGTCTTCGTTCTCGTGCTGCTGCTCTACACGGTGTTCCGTTTCCGTCGTAAGGCGAACCCCGTTCCGTCGAAGACCAGCCACAACACGCTGATCGAAGTCATCTGGACGGTCGTCCCCGCACTCATCCTGCTTGCAATCGCGATCCCCTCGATCACGCTGATTGCCAAGCAGTACGAGCCGATCCCGAAGGACGCGATCACCATCAAGGTAACCGGCTACCAGTGGTACTGGGGCTACACCTATCCCGACAACGGCGACTTCGAAATCATCTCGAACATGCTCGACGGTGCCGAGGCAGATGCTCGCGGCGAACCGCACCAGCTGGCCGTCGACAACCGCATGGTCGTTCCGGTGGGCGTGCCGATCCGCCTGCAGACCACTGCTGCCGACGTGATCCACTCGTTCGCCGTGCCTAGCCTGTGGTTCAAGCTCGACGCCGTGCCGGGCCGCCTCAACGAAAAGATCCTGATCGTCGAGAAGCCGGGCGTTTACTACGGCCAGTGCTCCGAACTGTGCGGCGCACGTCATGCCTACATGCCGATCGCTGTAGAAGCGCTCCCGCTTGACCAGTACAACGCATGGGTCCTGGCGCAGGGTGGCAAGATCGCCGGTGCCGAAGAGGAAGGTGTCGAAGCCGCTCCTGCAGCAGCTCCGCTCCAGCAGCCGGAAAGCGCTGTCGAAGGTGCGGCCGGTGCCGGGGAGCTCCCGGTCGAGAACCCGACCACCTGA
- the pyrE gene encoding orotate phosphoribosyltransferase, with translation MTEDDILQEFRASEALLEGHFKLSSGRHSGHYLQCARVLMNPDRAGRLALALAQKIPREIRSQIDVVISPAMGGIIIGQEMGRALGKDAMFLERPDGVFHLRRGFRIDEGAKVLMVEDVVTTGLSSREAIDAVAREGGEVIAEVALVDRSNGTADLGVPFFPLIDINFPTYAEDELPPELAAVPVTKPGSRAA, from the coding sequence ATGACCGAAGACGACATCCTCCAGGAATTCCGTGCCAGCGAAGCCCTGCTCGAAGGCCATTTCAAACTCTCCAGCGGGCGCCACAGCGGGCATTACCTGCAGTGCGCGCGCGTGCTGATGAACCCCGACCGGGCCGGCCGGCTCGCGCTGGCACTGGCGCAGAAAATCCCGCGCGAAATCCGCAGCCAGATCGATGTCGTGATCAGCCCGGCGATGGGCGGTATCATCATCGGCCAGGAAATGGGCCGTGCACTGGGCAAGGACGCGATGTTCCTCGAACGGCCCGACGGCGTGTTCCACCTGCGTCGCGGCTTCCGCATCGATGAAGGCGCAAAAGTGCTGATGGTAGAAGACGTCGTGACCACTGGCCTTTCAAGCCGCGAGGCCATCGATGCCGTCGCGCGCGAAGGCGGCGAGGTGATTGCAGAGGTGGCGCTGGTCGATCGCAGCAACGGCACAGCCGATCTCGGCGTTCCGTTCTTCCCGCTCATCGACATCAACTTCCCGACATATGCCGAGGACGAACTGCCTCCCGAACTCGCTGCAGTGCCGGTGACCAAGCCGGGGAGCCGCGCGGCTTGA
- a CDS encoding pyridoxine 5'-phosphate synthase has translation MTRPLRLGVNIDHVATIRNARGGDHPDPVRAAEIVARVGGDGITAHLREDRRHIRDADLRRIQEATDLPLNLEMAATEEMLEIALSHRPHAACIVPEKREERTTEGGLDAAGQHNTLAPIVWKLKDNGIRVSLFIEADERQLDAALKLGVPVVEFHTGEYAHAHLAGDSEKTARELKRITDMAALAAKNGIEPHAGHGLTYENVQPIAAIPQIAELNIGHYLVGEAVFVGLEQAVRHMRELMDEAR, from the coding sequence TTGACCCGCCCCTTGCGCCTCGGGGTCAATATCGACCACGTCGCGACCATCCGCAATGCGCGCGGAGGGGACCATCCCGATCCGGTGCGCGCTGCGGAAATCGTCGCCCGCGTCGGCGGCGACGGCATTACGGCACATCTGCGCGAAGACCGCCGCCACATCCGCGATGCGGACCTGCGCCGCATCCAGGAAGCGACCGATTTGCCGCTCAACCTGGAAATGGCCGCGACCGAGGAAATGCTCGAAATCGCGCTTTCGCACCGGCCGCACGCCGCCTGCATCGTCCCCGAAAAGCGGGAAGAGCGCACGACCGAAGGCGGGCTGGACGCGGCCGGCCAGCACAACACGCTCGCCCCGATCGTGTGGAAACTGAAGGACAACGGCATCCGCGTCTCGCTCTTCATCGAGGCGGACGAGAGGCAGCTCGACGCGGCGCTCAAGCTCGGCGTCCCCGTGGTCGAGTTCCACACCGGCGAATATGCCCACGCACATCTTGCCGGCGACAGCGAAAAGACCGCGCGTGAGTTGAAGCGCATTACCGACATGGCCGCGCTTGCCGCCAAGAACGGGATCGAGCCGCACGCCGGCCACGGCCTCACTTACGAAAACGTGCAGCCCATCGCCGCCATCCCGCAGATCGCGGAGCTCAACATCGGTCACTACCTTGTCGGCGAGGCGGTTTTCGTTGGGCTGGAACAGGCTGTGCGGCACATGCGCGAACTGATGGACGAGGCCCGGTGA
- the acpS gene encoding holo-ACP synthase gives MIIGMGSDLCNIERIQNSLDRFGDRFEQRVFTEIEIAKARRRPFTIAGTYAKRFAAKEAFSKAVGTGFRRGVFMKHIGVVNAPSGAPTLALEGGAAQRLAEMVPHGHEPRIHLTLTDDHPWAQAFVIIEAYPL, from the coding sequence ATGATCATCGGAATGGGTTCGGACCTGTGCAACATCGAGCGCATCCAGAATTCGCTCGACCGGTTCGGCGACCGCTTCGAACAGCGCGTCTTCACCGAAATCGAGATCGCCAAGGCGCGGCGGCGGCCCTTCACCATTGCCGGGACCTACGCCAAGCGGTTCGCCGCCAAGGAAGCTTTTTCCAAGGCCGTGGGCACGGGCTTTCGCCGCGGCGTTTTCATGAAGCATATCGGCGTCGTCAATGCGCCTTCGGGCGCCCCTACGCTGGCGCTCGAAGGCGGGGCTGCGCAAAGGCTTGCCGAAATGGTGCCGCACGGCCATGAGCCGCGCATTCATCTCACCCTCACTGACGATCATCCATGGGCGCAGGCCTTCGTCATCATCGAGGCCTACCCCCTTTGA
- the lepB gene encoding signal peptidase I produces MGAGLRHHRGLPPLSTDTPVVTEPKTTEKTDEKVDWLAELRGLFLMLLAVFAFHSFVAKPFYIPSESMLPNLLVGDRLVVSKYPYGWNWSSVSFHLAPRGDWRVMGSTPEYGDIVIPVHPERDEDYIKRVVALPGDKIEVRRGRIILNGTPVPQAVEPARDLPVDANSTCYGFGDPTFLVTDDSGKDVCRVPVLRETLPNGANYLVIDHANTELDNFDEMTIPEGHVFVMGDNRDHSSDSRELNSSRGLLGPVPLENIGGRAEFITFSLDGTTSLNPVTWFTSLREGRAWTTLRPAVAQENQR; encoded by the coding sequence ATGGGCGCAGGCCTTCGTCATCATCGAGGCCTACCCCCTTTGAGTACCGATACCCCTGTTGTGACCGAACCCAAGACAACCGAGAAGACCGACGAGAAGGTCGACTGGCTCGCCGAACTGCGCGGCCTGTTCCTGATGCTGCTGGCAGTCTTCGCCTTTCACAGCTTCGTGGCGAAGCCGTTCTACATCCCGTCGGAATCGATGCTGCCGAACCTGCTGGTCGGGGACCGGCTGGTGGTCAGCAAGTATCCCTATGGCTGGAACTGGTCCTCGGTCAGCTTCCACCTTGCCCCGCGCGGCGACTGGCGGGTGATGGGTTCCACGCCCGAGTATGGTGACATCGTAATCCCCGTGCACCCCGAACGGGACGAGGATTACATCAAGCGCGTGGTCGCTCTGCCCGGCGACAAGATCGAGGTCCGCCGCGGACGCATCATCCTCAACGGAACCCCCGTGCCGCAGGCAGTCGAGCCGGCGCGCGACCTTCCGGTCGATGCGAACTCGACCTGCTACGGTTTTGGCGATCCGACCTTCCTCGTCACCGACGACAGCGGCAAGGATGTCTGCCGCGTGCCCGTCCTGCGCGAGACGCTGCCCAATGGCGCGAATTATCTCGTGATCGACCACGCCAATACCGAACTCGACAATTTCGACGAGATGACCATACCCGAAGGTCACGTCTTCGTGATGGGCGACAACCGCGACCATTCGTCCGACAGCCGCGAACTCAATTCCTCGCGCGGGCTCCTGGGCCCGGTTCCGCTGGAAAACATCGGCGGCCGCGCGGAATTCATCACTTTCTCGCTCGACGGGACGACCTCGCTCAATCCGGTCACCTGGTTTACGAGCTTGCGCGAAGGGCGCGCCTGGACCACCCTGCGTCCGGCAGTCGCGCAGGAGAATCAGCGGTAA